From a region of the Kaistia sp. 32K genome:
- a CDS encoding cytochrome C oxidase subunit IV family protein codes for MSDATAHADTQQHHPVKLYLAVWGWLFVLSACSYMVDYVGVQGLLRWGLIILFMLLKAGLIVAFFMHMAWERLTLIYAILLPPLLILVFVAIMVAESNYTLLTRVMNYAMGS; via the coding sequence ATGTCCGACGCGACCGCTCATGCCGACACGCAGCAGCACCATCCGGTCAAGCTCTACCTCGCCGTCTGGGGCTGGCTGTTCGTGCTCAGCGCTTGCTCCTACATGGTAGACTATGTCGGCGTGCAGGGCCTGTTGCGCTGGGGGCTGATCATCCTGTTCATGCTGCTGAAGGCCGGGCTGATCGTCGCCTTCTTCATGCACATGGCGTGGGAGCGCCTCACGCTGATCTACGCCATCCTGCTGCCGCCGCTGCTGATCCTGGTCTTCGTCGCCATCATGGTGGCGGAGTCCAACTACACGCTGCTGACGCGCGTGATGAATTAC